DNA sequence from the Lycium barbarum isolate Lr01 chromosome 5, ASM1917538v2, whole genome shotgun sequence genome:
TTGATTATAGATTATGTTATGTAATACCATTATGCATAAATGCCTGCAATTACATTTTAAGTGACCTACTTGTGCACGAGATACGCTAAATATAGTACATCATCCATCTGTAATTTAACTTATTATATCAGTTAGTTATCATTTATTGTAGATTGTATTAATCACTACTATCTAATAAAATTAAAAATGGGAATCAATGTTTTACTAGGAAAATCTTCTATAGATTTATATAACTTTCCACATTTAATACCAAGACATCCCTATAACTACCCACTTTTGCTCAACATTGTAAAATTCATCAAAGAAGAAGACTTTTTTGTACAATTTCATTCCATCAAAAGCTGAAGAAGAAGCATGCGAAGACAGTAAAACCCCATGGCTAGTGACTCGTCACTTAGTAGAAATGCAGGACATATACTCCGCTCCTATCATAGATCCGAAGAATCATGGCAGACCAAGACGACAGTCACGTACGAGGCTGTCGTCGCAAGCTGGTCGGCATCGTTTTCGAACAAGTTTTTCGGTAGTGGACGTTTCGCACGTCTAAATTGTTACATTAGGGCACAAGCAGTGAAGCAGACGTTGACTTATGGGATGTTACTGAAGAGAAAGACCCTAAGAATTAATTACTAATGTAAACTAATGCAAGATCATTATTATACAAATCAAAATAACTTAATTGGCTATACTAAATTAAAAGACATTTTTTGTATTTTCCTCCTCttgaaaaatgaaaacaaaatttGTATCCTACAAGTTGACTCTATTTTTGTGATTTCAAGCTTTTGCACACCCTAGCACGAGATACGTCAAATATACTACATCATTAGTGTAATTTAATTTATTATAATCGATTAGTTATTTATTATCGATTATGTTACGTAATACCATTAAGTATAAATACCTGCAATTACATTTTAAGTTACCCGCTTGTGCACAAGATACGCCAATTATAGTACATCATttgttatttattttattatatcaATTAGTTATCATTTATTGTAGATTGTATTAATCACTACtatttaataaaattaaaaatggGAATCCCTGTTTTACTAGGAAAATCATCTATTGATATATATAACTTTCCAAATTTAATAGCCAAACATCCCTATAAATTCCTACCCACTTTTGCTCAACATTGTAAAAATTCATCAAACACATTTttctattatcattattatactATGAAGAAGACTTTCTTGTACAATTTCATCCCATCAAAAGCAGAGGAAGAAGCATGTAAAGATAGTAACACCCCATGGCTAGTGACTCAGCGCCTAGTAGAAATACGGGACCAACACTCTGCCCCAGTCATAGACCTCCAGAATCTGTGGCAGACCAAGAAGGTTGTCACGTATCACGAGGCATTTATCGGGAAGCTAGTGCTGCCGTTTGCGGACATTTTCAAGCATGTTTTTCGATATTGGACGTTGGACACGGCCAAATAGGTGACAGGAAGCATGTTGACTTATGGGATGTTACTGAAGAGAACAACCCTAAAAATTATCATTGTGAAGGGACATTGAGATGCTGCCTAATGATCAGGACTGCGCACTCATGTGTGTAGATTTGTTTAAGGATCGTGAATTGTGGGTTGAAGATGAGATTGGACTATATTGGGATCCTAGGTCTTCGAATTTTAAATTCAAGTCAATTAAAAAGTGTCATGTTTGATGAAATCTTGTGATGATTTTTGTAAGGAAAGATTGTTATATTTGAATTTTTAATAGTGCTTTTAAGCAATAATATTAAAATTTACTGTTTTTTTCGTCTTCTATTGTTGTGGAATATAATGTTACTCTCCATTCATTGTCTTATGTGTTTTCGTTTAAAGTTTTGAAAAATGTAAAGAACTTTTGAATCTTTTGGTATTAAATATGCTATATGAATTGTTGAAGTTAAAAAGTTACTAAATACAAAAAGCAACATTCAATTGACAGGGGATTTTAGTAGTTCAGTTGGTTGACTATAACTTTTACCTCGTTGGTGAGGGTTTGGTTTCCCACCTTATAATTCTCCCCCCATTTCCCCTACCCCCAatttttgaagaagaaaaaaacattCGTTTGAAACAAcagtgaaaatgaaagtttgcaagGGAGAAGGGTCGGGTTTGAAGAAATCTTATGATGGTTTTGCGTTAAGTTTCAAATTTAAATAACAGCTTGATAGGCACCATTCGACGTTATTTGGGGAACTGCAAatctctcattaccttaaacttGAACAAAACAAGCTCACTGATAGTGTTCCAAAAGAACTTGAACGCGTTACAAGCCTTCGTTATCTGGACCCGAAAGGGAATGAGTTTGAAGGATCTTTTCCAAGAGTCACTGAAAACTTTCAAGATTTGGACATCTCGAGCAATGCTCTTAGTGGTAAAATCCCTAAGACAATTGGCCATTTTAGTGGACTCCCGTTGCTGAATCTCTCACATACCAATCTCTCTCGACTGATCCCAAAGACTATCGACGAGATGATTTCACTCGAGTCGTTGGATGTCACTTACAATCATTTCACAGGTGAAATTCCAGTGACATTGACATTGTTTGATTTTCTACAGCATATCAACTTGTCTTATATCAATTTGAGTGGAAAAATTCCAGGAAATCCACGTTTTGACACTTTGTATCAAGATGGAACAATATATATTGGGAACAAATACTTAGGTGGTGCACCTGATGGGATCAATTGGAATAAACATGGACCCTCTATTACTGAAACAATAAAGCAAAGATATTATCAAGAAAATGAGCTTTTTGTTTTAGTTATATTACCTTGGGAAGGTTAACACTAAAGGCAGCCACTATAACAATAGTAGAACAGCAAACAAGTGCTGCAGAACTGGATAGGTCGGAACCTACACGGACATAATTAAATCCACGACACCATCAATTCATCCTGATTTGATAGTGTGAATTGCAGAATCTTGTGAATCATCGAGTCTTTCGATGCGAGTTGTGCCCAAAGCATTAGGCTGAGGACACATCTGCCTGGACGTCAAGCTAAAAAGAGAAGAAATCCTGATTTGAAATATATCAAAGAGCTGACTGGTACTCAGACAGAGATTTAAGATAGTAACGCGTATACCTATTGGAACTGTACCATCAACTGCAACATCACATTCGACTGGTGCACCAACATCTATCCCTTTCAATTTGACATACTCATAGAAACCTTTGTAGCTGTACAACATAGCTTATCATCTCTTATAATCAGAAATACAAAAAAAGTTCACTTTTCCTGTAATTCAAATTTCAAACTGCCTGTATCCCTAGAGTTTACTGTTTATTTAATGTATGACAAAAACAGCAAAACTTAGTGTCCATCAATATGCTTTGAGCTCCTGGaccaaaaagggaaaaaaaggtCTTACACACAAACGACATAGTGACCCCATTTGTAGTTTTTCATATCAATGTCGTgcaaaaatttgaggaaaataatTAAGAATGCTGGGAAAAAAAGCTACAAATGCTCAAAATCTATTAGACTTCGTATCTTTTTCCTTTCCTTCGTTTTTCTGTCATCCGTAATGTTATGAATGGGTCCGAACCAATATTAACCAATTGGCAAAAGCACCAACACCATATTAAGTGGTTATGTTTGGGATCCGGGTGATAAATAGTGTCGTATGGAGCAATTGGGGTGATGCCAAAATTGTTGAGGAAAGTCTGTTTCCTCTCATCCCCATTCTTAGCGTTTGTATCTTCACATCCCCTTCTACTCTATGTTACAATTCCCGTATTAGCTTTTGTATTGCCTTAGTTGATCTTAAAGCTTTCCATTGTAATAGTTAGTTTGAGTTTTCAATCAAAGGATTTAGTTGTTGAGCATTTAAGTGTTCACAACACGTAATGAATCGagaacaacccccccccccccccaaaaaaaaaaaaccacgaCCACCACCCACCCAGTATAAGTTGGGGTCGGCTGTATAATTGTCCATGTTGTTCTATTTAAGCTTATCTCGGACAAATACAGGGGCAAACCTAGTGCATTGATTAGCAATGGGTTTGTCCGGACCTAATAACTTTGACTCAGACCTTGTATACGTGTTAAAAAGATTCACTAAATTAGTATAAAAAATAGATTTTGAACACGGTAAATTGAATGGGTTATGGTAAAATTCCAAACTTGAAACCATAAAGTTTAATCTTTCATTCACCTATGTGTTATATAATTAACATTAAAACTAAACTTACAACGAAAAAATAACCAACTACCAAAAGTTACATGCAATTGAACTGCATTTAAATGCTTCTATTACCAGCAGCAAACCAGGGGCGCAGCTAGAGGGGCAGACAATATTGCTTCCGCCACTGATAATTAAAATATGATTGTAAAAAATGCACAAAGAGTACTTGTTAGACTATCAAAGAGTACTACTTGTCACTACTCACATTGGCAATTTGGCAAGTCGAAGAAGCTTCTCAGACTCATTACTGTCGTGCTTCCGTATCGCCATGGGCAAAACAGAGTACTTGTCCTAGTCAATGTGTCTCCAATAAAAATTCACTCTCCCTAGATAGTTAACACGTAAAGATCTAAAAACTTTAAGCTGGCACTGGAATATTCCATCCATTTCATTTTATGAAGGTGTTTGCGtgagggcaatttgcacgattccCTTATTTAGGGGTgttgtttaatttttgtccctcaaattgttagtctttaatttttgtctctcgcTTAAAATATCTCGAGATTCTGgctcaaccaaaaaaaaattgcataGTAGAATTTCATAGCAAAATTAAGTCTATTCGAGCAGAAGTTAAGccttgccttaaggcctaactttttgtagaattccagaagagtgaaaaaaaaaatctgctttGCAAAATTTCTGAGGGCAAACTTTTGCATTTTCACGAAGCCTTGCcttgcaacatttttttttttctgagcagagttcgaacctagaacctcgaAATATTTTTGATCACTTTTTTAagcaaagacaaaaattaaaggccaacaatttgaggggcaaaaactaaagaccagcgcctttgaaggacaatccgtgaaaaaaaaatgtttgtgTAAGCCTGAAATTTAAGTATGTTGACATAATGTCACATTAAAAGAGGTCAAGTAAATTGAGATAGAAGGAATATATTAGAGAAAAGGCTTAAGACATCGATAACTTCGTAAACTTGTCattaaatttcatttagacactctaATTATGGTTTATATCAATTGAGCACCTGATAGGGTTTCTATTAGACACTTTTGGTTTTAGTTTAGAAAAACTTTTTCCATGTGTTCTCAAGTGTCTATTAGGTAGTTAAGTACTTAACCATATAAAATATGTTATCTCCTTTAATTATGCGCATCAGCTGCGTTTGGAATGGGTCTAGGTTTGAGGTTAATGCGTATAACTAAAACAAATGATATATCTTAAATGATTAATTTATATATGTAATGATATATCTTAAATGATTAATTTATATAGGTAATGATAAATATGGTCCCTTATGTGTCCATTAAGTATGCGTCAAGTAATTTTTGTTCTTTACTTTTTGCCAACAGTAACACTTTTGATTTCCATCAAATATTTAATGAACTCTATCTAATAGATATTATGGAAATTGTGAAATAAAAGGACATCGCGAGAAATCACATTTGGAGATACAGTTTTTTATTTTCCCCCAATTTTAGGTCTTTTCTGAGGCCTGTGCAACCTTTTTAGGTGCCTTTTGCTATTTTTGTTGtctagtactccctccgtcccaaaacaGTTGTCACGTTTCGCAATGATGGTGCGAAAAATATTTATTACTAAGATATAATTTTAGAGACCCTAAGTTTGATTTCATCACACTAACCTCTACGGTAATCAGTAGTATTACGATTACTTTctcttattttaatttctttataaTAATTGTTGTAAACTATTTATTATTAATACAAAATAATTACAATTTGACCATTTGTCCTTTCTAGTATGATTAATATTACTCTTTATATAAAAAAGAATATCTATTTGGAAAACATCTTATAGTACACTAGTTTTCTTTATGAAAAAATGAAAGGCAATCCGATAATAAAAGAGAAAGTGTTTGCTTTAACCAATCCAGTCAAAAGTCATGACAATGGAAGTCACACGCAAATACCACTAATCCCTCAAGCACAACATATAGTCGTAATGCTAATTTGACAAAACAAAACACTTCCTTGTGTTCTCCACTTTCTTCTTTCGATCCTAAAATAAAGCCAATTTTTATGATCTCATCCATCTACTCATTTACTATTATTACGATAAGTACTgtgagagaaagagaaaaacaaaCTTTGAACCAGTCCACTAAACACAACTGCCTCCaaatcaaacccacaaaattgaTGAACTTATAGAAATACAGTAGTAGTGTCTGCGCAGATTATGTATTTTACTTCAGATTACTGTAGAAACTGATAAACTTCAAGTCCTGAATTCGTCATTATGGCTCTGTGTGTGACCGATACGGTGCGGGCTTTAGCATGTAGAGACGGAAAAGCAGCAAGAAATCTCAAACTTATTTCTATGTTCGTGATTTTCTTCACTAGTGTTATAGGCATAACGGTTCCAGTTTTTTTAGCCCGTTTATTTCACGGTAAACCGGTTCATGATAAAGCGATCCTAATAATCAAGTGCTTCGCGGCCGGTGTAATCCTTTCCACGTCACTTGTTCACGTTCTTCCTGATGCCTTCGATGCTCTCTCCGATTGtcaggtttctttcttcttttttaaaatttatttttggcGAATTCATGCCACTAGACAAAGTGTCTAGTGTGTAATAACACGACATGTATATCTAGGGAATAGTTTCTTTAAAGCGAATTCTCCCTAGATAcatcaattcaatttaattcttaACTTATGgccttatattaaaaataaaaatcgtCAATTGTCAGGTTTCTTCGAGACATCCATGGAAGGATTTTCCGTTTTCCGGTCTGGTAACGTTGATCGGGGTATTAACAGCGTTATTAGTTGATTTGACGGCGACTTCTCATGTGGAAAGTCATCAGAATAATCAGGATAACGATTATGCAATAGTTGGGACAAGTGAAGAATTAGGAACTGTTGTGAGTAATAAGAAAATTCAGGAGCAGGTTAGAGAGGCAGAGGAATTGGTGAAATTGAAACAAAGATTGGTATCACAAGTGTTGGAAATTGGGATAATTTTTCATTCAGTTATAATTGGGGTGACTTTGGGGATGTCTCAAAATCAGTGTACTATTAGACCACTAGTGGCTGCACTGTCTTTTCATCAGATATTTGAAGGAATGGGTCTTGGAGGTTGCATTGCCCAGGTAattaaactgtttttttttttttttacaaatcaACGTATAAATGGCTGAATCTAATGGGAAGTATGCAAATCTTTTAGTGAGTTTTAGTTCTAGATACGCATTGATTTTCTTTACACAATCACGTCTTTAAAAGGTCACCGCATATCATTTCTACAGTAAGTATTGATTGGCAAGTTGAAAAATTGGTAAGAAAATTGTTACAGGAAGTGAAATCATACAAAGAGTTGTATTTTTGGTCCCTCAATTGCTGGTTAGATTTAATTACGGTTCTTATGATATCTAGCTAAGCACAATTGAAATGTGTACTTTAATCCCTTTGCTTGTGAATATTCACAATTTACCATAATTATCAACTATTCATTTACTTAATTATCCATGTGTTATGTTAAGATTGTACTATTACTACATGTTTGATTGTAATATAGTTTAAAAACAGTCCAAAATTTAAGATACGTCCTACATAAATGACTTAAAACACTTATTTTAATTGATTGAAGGTTAAATGTACTTCATCGGATATCATAAGGATCAAAATCAATTTTATCAATAACTGAGGGATGAAATGCTATAATCCCTTATActaataatataaaaattatttatgttGTCAGTAGATATgatttaaataatttaagtaTCCAAAGCTTCACCTATGTCCTATGGGTTGTCGAAAGGGAATTTTAGGTTTGGTCctatttttgttcaatagaaaCTGCATGTGGGGACAAGTGTTTGGTAGGTTAAATATGTTAAGTACAAGGCATGAGAAATCAAattcaaatttaacttaaatgtTAGTATTAGAATATTGATCTATGAATATTTAATATTACAGGCAGGATTTAGCTTGGGAACAACAGCCTATATGAGCTTCAT
Encoded proteins:
- the LOC132640325 gene encoding zinc transporter 6, chloroplastic, with the protein product MALCVTDTVRALACRDGKAARNLKLISMFVIFFTSVIGITVPVFLARLFHGKPVHDKAILIIKCFAAGVILSTSLVHVLPDAFDALSDCQVSSRHPWKDFPFSGLVTLIGVLTALLVDLTATSHVESHQNNQDNDYAIVGTSEELGTVVSNKKIQEQVREAEELVKLKQRLVSQVLEIGIIFHSVIIGVTLGMSQNQCTIRPLVAALSFHQIFEGMGLGGCIAQAGFSLGTTAYMSFMFSVTTPMGILLGMIIFSMTGYDDSSPNALILEGLLGSLSSGILIYMALVDLIALDFFHNKLMSGQPFLKKVSFVALVLGSTSMSILALWA